One genomic window of Actinoplanes lobatus includes the following:
- a CDS encoding dihydrodipicolinate synthase family protein, with amino-acid sequence MLNGILVPLITPFDDAGAVALSALERLAHQVLDDGAAGLVALGTTGEPGSLDPGERQAVVDVAARVSRERGTTLLVGAGMTPPGGAIALSLVPPFVRPGEEGVVAHFAAGAGPRVIYHVPYRTGQDLSTATIRRLAAIPGVLGIKYATGAVDATTVNLLADPPPGFALLGGDDALISPMLALGADGGILASAHVATSSFVELFETWRAGDVKAARTLGARLAEVSSALFAEPNPTVIKAVLHAQGRIPTAAVRLPLLPAGPLTSADAYRLVNR; translated from the coding sequence ATGCTGAACGGAATCCTCGTACCCCTCATCACTCCCTTCGACGATGCCGGTGCCGTCGCGCTCAGCGCGCTGGAACGCCTGGCCCACCAGGTTCTCGACGACGGCGCGGCCGGGCTGGTCGCGCTCGGCACGACCGGTGAACCGGGCTCGCTGGACCCCGGCGAACGGCAGGCGGTCGTCGACGTCGCCGCCCGGGTGAGCCGTGAACGCGGAACGACCCTGCTGGTGGGAGCCGGAATGACCCCGCCCGGCGGCGCGATCGCGCTGAGCCTCGTGCCGCCGTTCGTCCGGCCGGGGGAGGAAGGCGTGGTCGCCCACTTCGCGGCCGGCGCCGGGCCCAGGGTGATCTACCACGTGCCGTACCGGACCGGTCAGGACCTGTCCACCGCGACCATCCGGCGGCTGGCCGCGATCCCCGGCGTGCTCGGCATCAAATACGCGACAGGCGCCGTCGACGCCACCACCGTGAACCTGCTCGCCGACCCGCCGCCCGGGTTCGCGCTGCTCGGCGGGGACGACGCGCTGATCTCGCCGATGCTGGCGCTGGGCGCGGACGGCGGGATCCTGGCATCCGCGCACGTGGCCACATCGTCGTTCGTGGAGCTGTTCGAGACATGGCGTGCCGGGGACGTCAAAGCCGCCCGCACCCTCGGCGCGCGCCTCGCCGAGGTGTCGAGCGCACTGTTCGCCGAACCCAACCCGACCGTGATCAAGGCGGTCCTGCACGCCCAGGGCCGGATCCCCACCGCGGCGGTTCGGCTGCCACTGCTGCCCGCCGGACCCCTAACATCGGCTGATGCGTATCGCCTGGTCAACCGATAG